The following proteins are encoded in a genomic region of Pikeienuella piscinae:
- a CDS encoding DNA polymerase IV: MPTICRDCYESFERPGRCPACRSPRTLSHPEILTLGIAHIDCDAFYASVEKRDDPTLADRPVIIGGGRRGVVSTACYVARIRGVRSAMPMFKALALCPEAVVIPPRMETYVAVSRQIRTLMEEATPLVEPLSLDEAFLDLRGTQRLHRAPPAITLARLIARIRSETGIDASAGLSHNKFLAKIASDLDKPRGYSVVGEAETDTFLAPRPVSTIWGVGAATQKKLIADGFRTIADLRRADEADLTARYGAMGRRLAALARGEDARLVTRNAAMKSISAETTFDEDIRDRETLEAHLWRLAVRVADRAKARTLAGRRVTVKVRTADFRALTRQSALTSPTQLADRIFTTGRALLGLILSQGPFRLVGVGISDLLPEGEGDDASADLLDSQAGARARAERASDRIRARFGADSIAKGRSIR; the protein is encoded by the coding sequence ATGCCGACGATCTGCCGCGACTGTTACGAGAGCTTCGAAAGGCCCGGCCGCTGCCCGGCCTGCCGCTCGCCGCGCACCCTGTCGCACCCGGAGATTCTCACCCTCGGGATCGCCCATATCGACTGCGACGCCTTCTACGCCTCGGTCGAGAAACGCGACGATCCGACCCTCGCCGACCGCCCCGTCATCATCGGCGGCGGTCGCCGCGGCGTCGTCTCCACCGCCTGCTACGTCGCCCGGATCAGGGGCGTCCGCTCCGCCATGCCGATGTTCAAGGCCCTCGCCCTCTGCCCCGAAGCCGTGGTCATCCCTCCGCGTATGGAGACCTATGTCGCCGTCTCCCGCCAGATCCGGACACTGATGGAGGAGGCGACCCCCCTCGTCGAACCCCTCTCCCTCGACGAGGCCTTCCTCGACCTCCGCGGCACCCAACGCCTTCACCGCGCCCCCCCGGCGATCACCCTCGCCCGCCTCATCGCCCGGATCAGGAGCGAGACCGGCATCGACGCCTCCGCCGGCCTCAGCCACAACAAGTTCCTCGCCAAGATCGCCTCCGATCTCGACAAGCCGCGCGGCTATTCCGTGGTCGGCGAGGCCGAAACCGACACCTTCCTCGCCCCCCGCCCAGTCTCCACCATCTGGGGCGTCGGCGCCGCCACGCAGAAGAAGCTGATCGCCGACGGGTTCCGCACCATCGCCGACCTCCGCCGCGCCGATGAAGCCGACCTCACCGCCCGCTACGGCGCCATGGGCCGCCGCCTCGCCGCCCTCGCCCGCGGCGAAGACGCCCGCCTCGTGACCCGCAACGCCGCGATGAAATCAATCTCCGCCGAGACCACTTTCGACGAAGACATCCGCGACCGCGAAACGCTCGAAGCCCACCTCTGGCGCCTCGCCGTGCGCGTCGCCGACCGCGCCAAGGCCAGGACTCTCGCCGGCCGCCGCGTCACGGTGAAGGTCAGAACCGCGGATTTCCGCGCCCTCACCCGCCAAAGCGCGCTCACCAGCCCCACGCAGCTCGCCGACCGCATCTTCACCACCGGACGGGCGCTCCTCGGTCTGATCCTCTCCCAAGGCCCGTTCCGGCTGGTCGGCGTGGGAATATCGGACCTGCTTCCTGAAGGCGAAGGCGACGACGCCTCGGCGGACCTTCTCGATTCTCAGGCCGGGGCGAGAGCCCGCGCGGAGCGCGCAAGCGACCGGATCCGCGCCCGATTTGGCGCGGATTCGATCGCAAAGGGCCGCAGCATCAGATGA
- a CDS encoding ArsR/SmtB family transcription factor: MNAVFHALGDPTRRGMLGALAEGERSVGELAAPFEMSLAAASKHVKVLERAGLIRREVRWRTHTCRLVPEPLAAAHRWLGEYERFWTGRLDDLERLLRAEDAAEPLNPEGEDE, encoded by the coding sequence ATGAACGCCGTCTTTCACGCGCTCGGCGATCCGACGCGTCGGGGGATGCTCGGCGCGCTGGCCGAAGGCGAACGGAGCGTGGGGGAGCTGGCGGCGCCGTTCGAGATGTCGCTCGCGGCGGCGTCGAAACACGTGAAGGTGCTGGAGCGCGCCGGGTTGATCCGGCGCGAGGTGCGCTGGCGCACGCATACCTGCAGGCTGGTCCCGGAGCCGCTTGCCGCCGCTCATCGCTGGCTGGGCGAGTATGAGCGGTTCTGGACCGGCCGGCTGGACGATCTGGAGCGGCTGCTCCGCGCGGAGGACGCCGCTGAACCCTTAAACCCGGAAGGAGAGGACGAATGA
- a CDS encoding SRPBCC family protein: MNEFSTLDAYGALTGPDTLEIRRNLPGPIERVWRYLTESDLRSKWLAAGEMEGKVGAPFTLTWRNDELTDPPGARPEGFSGEHSMESRVTRFEPPAALEFTWGESGAVLIELEAKGDAVLLTLTHRRLPEGEVRQMIRAGWHAHLDVLVARAKGEEPAPFWDEWSRLKEKYDVRE; encoded by the coding sequence ATGAACGAGTTTTCGACGCTTGACGCCTATGGGGCGCTGACCGGCCCGGACACGCTTGAAATCCGCCGCAATCTGCCCGGACCGATCGAACGGGTCTGGCGCTATCTCACGGAAAGCGATCTGCGGTCCAAATGGCTGGCTGCGGGCGAGATGGAGGGGAAGGTGGGCGCGCCCTTCACGCTGACCTGGCGCAATGACGAGTTGACAGACCCGCCGGGCGCCCGGCCGGAAGGGTTTTCCGGCGAGCACAGCATGGAAAGCCGGGTCACGCGTTTCGAGCCGCCGGCGGCGCTGGAGTTCACCTGGGGGGAGAGCGGCGCCGTGCTGATCGAACTGGAGGCGAAAGGCGACGCGGTGCTGCTGACGCTGACCCATCGCCGCCTGCCGGAAGGCGAGGTGCGCCAGATGATCCGCGCCGGCTGGCACGCCCATCTCGACGTGCTGGTCGCCCGCGCGAAGGGAGAAGAACCGGCGCCGTTCTGGGACGAATGGAGTCGGTTGAAGGAAAAGTATGATGTGCGGGAGTAG
- a CDS encoding Panacea domain-containing protein — MSYDPRKAAQTIAYLAIRNGRRPLNIVKAVKLVYLADRESVMKSGFPIQDEPRVSMKHGPVNSKTYSFINGEYDPEMCGWSEFLSDRSGHRIGLADEKLDIDDLDELSDADIQVLDEVWNKFGQMDQWALVDWTHQPNNVPEWENPGNSSYEIPVERMMRALAIEDAAGQAELVKSLEYAQSLVKSL; from the coding sequence ATGTCGTATGATCCGCGCAAAGCCGCGCAGACCATTGCATACTTGGCCATTAGGAATGGTCGTCGCCCGCTTAACATCGTTAAGGCGGTGAAGTTGGTGTACCTTGCCGATCGCGAAAGTGTGATGAAAAGCGGATTCCCTATCCAAGATGAACCCCGCGTGTCTATGAAGCACGGCCCCGTAAACTCGAAGACTTATTCGTTTATTAATGGCGAATACGATCCGGAAATGTGTGGGTGGTCTGAATTCCTTTCTGACCGGTCAGGACATCGTATTGGCTTAGCTGATGAGAAACTGGACATCGACGATCTCGACGAATTGAGTGACGCTGACATTCAGGTTCTGGATGAGGTCTGGAACAAATTTGGACAAATGGATCAGTGGGCCCTCGTCGATTGGACCCATCAACCTAACAACGTTCCAGAATGGGAGAACCCCGGTAATTCGTCCTACGAAATTCCTGTAGAGCGAATGATGCGCGCTTTGGCAATCGAAGACGCAGCGGGACAGGCCGAATTAGTCAAGAGCCTTGAATATGCACAGAGCTTGGTGAAAAGCCTGTAG
- a CDS encoding ParB/RepB/Spo0J family partition protein has translation MTEPAAPRLIPLDEIDPNSLVRDRIAIDEAAMEELVRSIAAEGLRAPVEVFTLAAPRPPQRYGLVSGFRRLAAFRQLQTRTENPEFDAIPAWLREAESDAELHMRMVAENDIRRDITPWEKSRIAVQAAAYGHFSNTEDAVTRLYPAAAPMKRSRIRAIVHAVEALDGFLAEPWRLSERQCLRIAAAACREDYTECMQTALEESDSKSFESHWRLLEPILVEAETPPRRGDPAPSPGRPRRTLRPKQGLVIRREETREGYCLHFTGRMARGGLIEDVLDEIERMFAAV, from the coding sequence ATGACCGAGCCCGCCGCCCCGCGCCTGATCCCGCTTGACGAGATCGACCCGAACAGCCTCGTCCGCGACCGCATCGCCATCGACGAAGCCGCGATGGAGGAGCTGGTGCGCTCCATCGCCGCCGAGGGCCTGCGCGCGCCGGTGGAGGTCTTCACCCTCGCCGCCCCGCGCCCGCCGCAGCGCTACGGCCTCGTCTCCGGCTTTCGGCGCCTCGCCGCCTTCCGCCAGCTCCAGACCCGGACCGAGAACCCCGAATTCGACGCCATCCCCGCCTGGCTGCGTGAGGCCGAGAGCGACGCCGAACTCCACATGCGCATGGTGGCGGAGAACGACATCCGCCGCGACATCACGCCATGGGAGAAGAGCCGCATCGCGGTCCAGGCCGCCGCCTACGGCCATTTCTCCAATACCGAGGACGCGGTGACCCGCCTCTACCCCGCCGCCGCGCCGATGAAACGCTCGCGCATCCGCGCCATCGTCCACGCCGTGGAGGCGCTCGACGGCTTCCTCGCCGAGCCATGGCGCCTGAGCGAGCGCCAGTGCCTCCGCATCGCCGCCGCCGCCTGCCGGGAGGATTACACCGAATGCATGCAGACCGCGCTGGAGGAGTCCGATTCGAAAAGTTTCGAATCGCACTGGCGCCTCCTTGAGCCGATTCTCGTGGAGGCCGAAACCCCGCCGAGGCGCGGAGACCCCGCCCCCTCCCCCGGCCGCCCGCGCCGAACCCTCCGCCCCAAACAGGGCCTCGTCATTCGCCGCGAGGAGACCCGCGAGGGGTATTGTCTACACTTTACCGGGCGGATGGCGCGCGGCGGGCTGATCGAGGATGTGCTGGATGAAATCGAGCGGATGTTTGCGGCGGTGTGA
- the pyrF gene encoding orotidine-5'-phosphate decarboxylase, whose product MTDRRLIVALDPPQVAHAQAGEVLAAKLGDAVGFYKIGLGMLTGGGLALAIALKERGASVFLDLKLFDIGATVEAAVRGLAAYDLDFLTVHGDPSVVRAAIRGRGAAATRILAVTILTSSDRADLDDALIAPGAPADIVLERARRALLAGADGVIASPLEAAAIRALPEAAGRLIVCPGVRPAGAEAGDQKRIATPRDALEAGADHIVVGRPITAVEDPAKAARAILAAIA is encoded by the coding sequence ATGACCGACCGCCGCCTCATCGTCGCGCTCGACCCGCCGCAGGTCGCCCACGCCCAGGCGGGCGAGGTCCTCGCCGCAAAGCTCGGCGACGCCGTCGGCTTCTACAAGATCGGCCTCGGCATGCTCACCGGCGGCGGCCTCGCTCTCGCCATCGCGCTGAAGGAGCGCGGCGCCTCGGTCTTTCTCGACCTCAAGCTCTTCGACATCGGCGCGACGGTGGAGGCGGCGGTCAGGGGCCTCGCTGCGTATGATCTCGACTTCCTCACCGTCCACGGCGATCCTTCCGTCGTCCGCGCCGCGATCCGCGGCCGGGGCGCCGCCGCGACGCGCATTCTCGCCGTCACCATCCTCACCTCGTCCGACCGCGCCGATCTCGACGACGCCCTCATCGCTCCCGGCGCCCCCGCCGATATCGTGCTGGAGCGCGCCCGCCGCGCGCTTCTCGCCGGGGCCGACGGCGTCATCGCCTCACCCCTCGAAGCCGCCGCGATCCGCGCCCTCCCCGAGGCCGCCGGCCGCCTCATCGTCTGCCCCGGGGTCCGCCCCGCCGGCGCCGAAGCCGGCGACCAGAAGCGCATCGCGACGCCGCGCGACGCGCTCGAAGCCGGGGCCGACCACATCGTCGTCGGCCGCCCGATCACCGCGGTCGAGGACCCGGCGAAAGCCGCCCGCGCCATCCTCGCCGCCATCGCCTGA
- the clpB gene encoding ATP-dependent chaperone ClpB has product MNLEKFTDRARGFIQAAQTIALRENHQRFLPEHLLKAMLDDKEGAASALISHAGGDAQAARVAVEAALARQPSVEGGDGQLYMDGATAKVLVEAEKLAEKAGDSYVTAERLLTALALAKSTEAGKALAAAGLTPQALNSAINDIRKGRTADSAGAEDSFDALKKYARDLTEDAREGRLDPVIGRDEEIRRTVQVLSRRTKNNPVLIGEPGVGKTAIAEGLALRIVNGDVPESLADKRLMSLDMGALIAGAKYRGEFEERLKAVLSEVTAATGEVILFIDEMHTLVGAGKADGAMDASNLLKPALARGELHCIGATTLDEYRKHVEKDAALARRFQPVFIDEPTVEDAISILRGLKEKYELHHGVRITDSALVAAATLSARYIADRFLPDKAIDLMDEAASRLRMEVDSKPEELDQLDRDIMQREIEAEALKKETDDASKDRLAALVKELADLKERSAEMTARWQAERDKLAGARDVQEALDRARSELEMAKREGDLAKAGELSYGVIPDLERKLGDAESTEDVMVEEAVTPAHVAGVVSRWTGVPVDKMLEGERDKLIKMEATIGRRVIGQGAAVAAVSNAVRRARAGLSDPNRPIGSFLFLGPTGVGKTELTKALAEFLFDDEHAMVRIDMSEFMEKHAVSRLIGAPPGYVGYDEGGVLTEAVRRRPYQVILFDEVEKAHPDVFNVLLQALDDGRLTDGQGRTVDFRNTLMILTSNLGSEALSSLPEGAASKDAEGAVMAAVRAHFRPEFLNRLDEIVLFDRLSRADMNGIVDLQLELLENRLAARKITLELDEAAKTWLGDKGYDPVYGARPLKRVIQKAVQDPLAELLLSGELLDGETVEVGAGEDGLIIGGAVRPLGGKPAEPPTATVH; this is encoded by the coding sequence ATGAATCTCGAAAAATTCACCGATCGCGCGCGCGGGTTCATCCAGGCGGCGCAGACCATCGCGCTGCGGGAAAACCACCAGCGCTTCCTGCCGGAGCATCTGCTGAAGGCGATGCTCGACGACAAGGAGGGCGCCGCGAGCGCGCTGATCTCGCATGCCGGGGGCGACGCGCAAGCGGCGCGCGTGGCGGTCGAGGCGGCGCTGGCGCGCCAGCCGAGCGTCGAAGGCGGCGACGGGCAGCTCTATATGGACGGCGCGACGGCGAAGGTGCTGGTCGAGGCCGAAAAGCTCGCCGAAAAGGCTGGCGACAGCTATGTCACCGCCGAGCGGCTGCTGACCGCGCTGGCGCTGGCGAAATCTACGGAGGCCGGCAAGGCGCTCGCCGCCGCCGGACTGACGCCTCAGGCGCTGAATTCCGCGATCAACGATATCAGGAAGGGCCGCACCGCCGACAGCGCGGGCGCGGAGGACAGTTTCGACGCATTGAAGAAATACGCCCGTGATCTGACCGAGGACGCGCGCGAGGGCAGGCTCGACCCGGTGATCGGGCGCGACGAGGAGATCCGGCGCACGGTCCAGGTGCTTTCCCGGCGCACGAAGAACAACCCGGTGCTGATCGGCGAGCCGGGCGTCGGCAAGACGGCGATCGCGGAGGGCCTCGCGCTTCGCATCGTCAACGGCGACGTGCCGGAGAGCCTGGCCGACAAGCGGCTGATGAGCCTCGACATGGGCGCGCTGATCGCCGGGGCGAAATATCGCGGCGAGTTCGAGGAGCGGCTGAAGGCGGTCCTCTCCGAAGTCACGGCCGCGACGGGGGAGGTGATCCTCTTCATCGACGAGATGCACACGCTGGTCGGGGCCGGAAAGGCTGACGGGGCGATGGACGCCTCCAACCTGCTGAAGCCGGCGCTGGCGCGCGGCGAGTTGCACTGCATCGGCGCGACGACGCTGGACGAATACCGCAAGCATGTCGAGAAGGACGCGGCGCTGGCGCGGCGTTTCCAGCCGGTCTTCATCGACGAGCCGACGGTGGAGGACGCGATCTCGATCCTGCGCGGGCTGAAGGAAAAATACGAGCTTCATCACGGCGTCCGCATCACCGACTCGGCGCTGGTGGCGGCGGCGACGCTGTCCGCGCGCTACATCGCCGACCGGTTCCTGCCCGACAAGGCCATCGACCTGATGGACGAGGCGGCGTCGCGGCTCCGGATGGAGGTCGATTCGAAGCCCGAGGAGCTGGACCAGCTCGACCGTGACATCATGCAGCGCGAAATCGAGGCCGAGGCGTTGAAGAAGGAGACGGACGACGCCTCCAAGGACCGGCTCGCCGCTTTGGTGAAGGAACTGGCGGACCTGAAGGAGCGCTCGGCCGAAATGACCGCGCGCTGGCAGGCGGAGCGCGACAAGCTTGCGGGCGCGCGCGACGTGCAGGAAGCGCTGGATCGCGCCCGGAGCGAGCTGGAGATGGCGAAACGCGAAGGCGATCTCGCCAAGGCCGGCGAGCTTTCCTATGGCGTGATCCCGGACCTGGAGCGGAAACTCGGCGACGCCGAGAGCACCGAGGACGTGATGGTCGAGGAGGCGGTGACGCCCGCGCATGTCGCCGGCGTCGTCAGCCGATGGACCGGCGTGCCAGTCGACAAGATGCTGGAGGGCGAGCGCGACAAGCTCATCAAGATGGAGGCGACGATCGGGCGCCGGGTGATCGGACAGGGCGCGGCGGTGGCCGCGGTCTCCAACGCCGTGCGCCGGGCGCGGGCCGGGCTTTCCGACCCGAACCGGCCGATCGGATCGTTCCTCTTCCTCGGGCCCACGGGCGTCGGCAAGACCGAGTTGACGAAGGCGCTGGCCGAGTTCCTGTTCGACGACGAGCACGCGATGGTGCGGATCGACATGTCGGAGTTCATGGAGAAGCACGCCGTCAGCCGGCTGATCGGCGCGCCGCCGGGCTATGTCGGCTATGACGAGGGCGGGGTGCTGACCGAGGCGGTGCGCCGGCGGCCCTATCAGGTGATCCTCTTTGACGAGGTCGAAAAGGCGCATCCGGACGTCTTCAACGTGCTCCTGCAGGCGCTCGACGACGGGCGGCTGACCGACGGGCAGGGCCGGACGGTGGATTTCCGCAACACGCTGATGATCCTCACGTCCAATCTCGGCTCCGAGGCGCTCTCCTCCCTGCCGGAAGGGGCGGCGTCGAAAGACGCCGAGGGCGCGGTGATGGCGGCGGTCCGGGCGCATTTCCGGCCCGAGTTCCTGAACCGGCTGGATGAGATCGTGCTCTTCGACCGGCTGAGCCGGGCCGACATGAACGGCATCGTCGATCTGCAGCTGGAGCTTCTGGAAAACCGCCTCGCGGCCCGGAAGATCACCCTGGAGCTGGACGAGGCGGCGAAGACATGGCTCGGCGACAAGGGCTATGACCCGGTCTACGGCGCGCGGCCGCTGAAGCGGGTGATCCAGAAGGCGGTGCAGGACCCGCTGGCGGAGCTGTTGCTTTCCGGCGAACTCCTCGACGGCGAGACCGTCGAGGTCGGCGCCGGCGAGGACGGGCTGATCATCGGCGGCGCCGTCCGCCCGCTCGGCGGCAAGCCGGCCGAGCCGCCGACCGCGACGGTGCATTGA
- a CDS encoding HNH endonuclease, whose protein sequence is MAITQKSVKILWSASGGRCAFPGCWERLCYHEAEEAAPFTLGEMAHICGDKPGANRHDAGQTAMQRDDYQNLILLCPTHHTLIDRKENEAVYAVEALHAMKADHEARVLERLDQEAMKTKSDIARAILPLLELNRQSWAQYGPQSDLAKAEPHNEAAHAVWVSERLSVIVPNNRKMAAELDAQMALFDAGEQATITAFLMHVRSYEQWVQDAIPYAAVRRFPMEFEDLIRGLADGGT, encoded by the coding sequence ATGGCAATTACGCAGAAATCCGTCAAAATTCTCTGGTCAGCGTCGGGCGGGCGATGCGCGTTTCCGGGATGCTGGGAGCGCCTCTGCTACCATGAGGCCGAAGAGGCTGCACCATTCACGCTCGGCGAGATGGCGCATATCTGCGGCGACAAGCCCGGAGCCAATCGGCACGACGCAGGCCAGACGGCCATGCAGCGCGACGACTATCAGAACCTGATCCTTCTCTGTCCGACGCATCACACGTTGATCGATCGCAAGGAAAATGAGGCCGTCTACGCAGTCGAGGCCCTGCATGCGATGAAGGCCGACCATGAGGCACGTGTGCTGGAGCGCTTGGATCAAGAGGCCATGAAAACCAAGTCAGACATTGCCCGCGCGATCCTGCCGCTTCTGGAATTGAATAGGCAGTCCTGGGCACAGTATGGCCCGCAGTCCGACCTTGCCAAAGCCGAACCGCACAATGAAGCGGCGCATGCGGTGTGGGTGTCCGAGAGGCTGTCAGTTATCGTGCCCAATAACCGTAAGATGGCGGCGGAGCTTGACGCACAAATGGCCCTGTTCGACGCAGGCGAGCAGGCGACGATTACTGCTTTCCTAATGCATGTGCGCAGCTATGAGCAATGGGTTCAGGATGCGATCCCCTATGCAGCGGTGCGCCGCTTTCCGATGGAATTTGAAGATCTGATTAGAGGACTTGCAGATGGAGGGACTTAG
- a CDS encoding glutamine synthetase family protein, producing MSLTKPVLGLSHSPVLAAPDAAALADWIRANRIDEIECVTPDLAGIARGKVMPAAKFVQGGDVRLPVSILISTINGEYAAVARRDFDTDSDLTLRPDFSTARAVPWASDPSLVIIHDLVDGEGRPSGAAPRTVLRRVVDRFAEAGLKPVVAPEIEFYLTKKNTDPDYPLEPPVGRSGRQSTGSQAFSLSAVDEYERVIEHIYDYADAQGLEIDTIIQESGAAQLEINLVHGDPMELADQVFLFKRLIREAAMQCGCYATFMAKPMENQPGSAMHVHMSVVETATGRNIFSDAQGRPTPAFSHFIGGQQRHFPAAMAMAAPYVNSYRRLVAYQSAPINLEWGIDNRSVGIRTPKSTPEARRVENRIIGSDANPYLAIAGALACGWLGMEEKAKPRAEATGDAYLMNRDLPESQLDSVIELESDAALAEVLGPEFVKIYCAVKRAEHAEFMRVISPWEREYLLLNV from the coding sequence ATGTCCCTGACCAAACCCGTCCTCGGCCTCAGCCACTCTCCAGTGCTGGCCGCGCCCGACGCCGCCGCGCTGGCGGACTGGATCCGCGCCAACCGGATCGACGAGATCGAGTGCGTCACCCCCGACCTCGCCGGCATCGCCCGCGGCAAGGTCATGCCGGCGGCCAAATTCGTGCAGGGCGGCGACGTGCGCCTGCCGGTCTCGATCCTGATCTCCACCATCAACGGCGAATACGCCGCTGTCGCGCGGCGCGATTTCGACACCGACAGCGACCTCACGCTCCGGCCCGACTTCTCCACCGCCCGCGCGGTTCCCTGGGCCAGCGATCCCTCGCTGGTCATCATCCACGATCTCGTGGACGGAGAGGGCCGCCCTTCCGGCGCCGCGCCGCGCACGGTTCTCCGCCGTGTCGTCGATCGGTTCGCCGAAGCCGGGCTCAAGCCGGTCGTCGCGCCCGAGATCGAGTTCTATCTCACCAAGAAGAACACCGACCCCGACTATCCGCTCGAACCTCCGGTCGGCCGCTCCGGCCGCCAGTCCACCGGCAGCCAGGCCTTCTCGCTCTCCGCCGTCGACGAGTACGAGCGGGTGATCGAGCATATCTACGACTACGCCGACGCGCAGGGGCTGGAGATCGACACGATCATCCAGGAATCCGGCGCCGCGCAGCTGGAAATCAACCTCGTCCACGGCGACCCGATGGAGCTGGCGGACCAGGTCTTTCTCTTCAAGCGGCTGATCCGCGAAGCCGCGATGCAATGCGGCTGCTACGCCACCTTCATGGCGAAACCGATGGAGAACCAGCCCGGCAGCGCGATGCACGTCCACATGTCGGTGGTGGAGACGGCGACCGGCCGCAACATCTTCTCGGACGCACAGGGCCGCCCCACCCCGGCCTTCAGCCATTTCATCGGCGGCCAGCAGCGCCATTTCCCCGCCGCGATGGCGATGGCCGCGCCCTATGTGAACTCCTACCGCCGGCTCGTCGCCTACCAGTCGGCGCCGATCAACCTCGAATGGGGGATCGACAACCGCTCGGTCGGCATCCGCACCCCGAAGTCCACCCCCGAAGCGCGCCGGGTCGAGAACCGCATCATCGGCTCCGACGCCAACCCCTATCTCGCCATCGCCGGCGCGCTGGCCTGCGGCTGGCTCGGGATGGAGGAGAAGGCGAAACCCCGCGCCGAGGCGACCGGCGACGCCTATCTGATGAACCGCGACCTGCCCGAGAGCCAGCTTGACAGCGTGATCGAGCTCGAATCCGACGCGGCCCTCGCGGAGGTGCTGGGCCCCGAATTCGTGAAAATCTACTGCGCCGTAAAACGCGCCGAACACGCCGAATTCATGCGCGTCATCAGCCCGTGGGAGCGGGAATATCTGTTGTTGAACGTCTGA